From Brienomyrus brachyistius isolate T26 chromosome 18, BBRACH_0.4, whole genome shotgun sequence, one genomic window encodes:
- the LOC125712889 gene encoding claudin-4-like, producing MASMGKEILGLALAIIGFLGVIIICALPMWKVTAFIGANIVTAQTIWEGLWMNCVMQSTGQMQCKVYDSMLALPQDLQAARALVVISALVALIAMLLAVVGGQCTNCIEDEASKAKVTIGSGIAFIIAGVLCLIPVCWSANTIIRDFYNPLLTEAQRRELGASLYIGWGAAGLLILGGGLLCTSCPPKEDKQYTAKYSQPRSTATSKAYV from the coding sequence ATGGCATCTATGGGAAAGGAGATTCTAGGATTGGCCCTGGCCATCATCGGATTTCTTGGGGTCATCATCATCTGCGCCCTGCCTATGTGGAAGGTGACTGCCTTCATTGGAGCCAACATCGTGACGGCACAAACCATCTGGGAAGGTCTGTGGATGAATTGCGTGATGCAGAGCACGGGGCAGATGCAGTGCAAGGTCTACGACTCTATGCTCGCCCTGccccaggacctgcaggcggcCCGCGCCCTGGTCGTCATCTCTGCCCTCGTAGCCCTTATTGCCATGCTGTTGGCTGTGGTCGGGGGTCAATGCACCAACTGCATTGAAGATGAAGCTTCAAAGGCAAAGGTGACCATCGGCAGTGGCATTGCCTTCATCATCGCTGGTGTCCTCTGCCTCATCCCAGTCTGCTGGTCAGCTAATACAATCATCCGGGATTTCTACAACCCTCTGCTGACGGAAGCCCAGCGCAGAGAGCTGGGAGCCTCATTGTACATTGGCTGGGGAGCTGCTGGTTTGCTGATCCTAGGTGGTGGCCTGCTGTGTACCTCCTGCCCCCCGAAGGAGGACAAGCAATATACTGCTAAGTACTCCCAGCCAAGATCTACGGCTACAAGCAAGGCATATGTGTAA
- the mettl27 gene encoding methyltransferase-like protein 27: MDVNRTFSDVRKVLLFAHKSTGAEEKVAFYNDWASNYDQDVGILEYRAPSLAAELLSAAYRGNRDTAAVLDVACGTGLVCAQLHNMGFRNVFGVDGSQSMLDIAKRKGLYKELKQCMLGMEPLPVQAGSFDAVLIVGILSAGNVPVTVVKELWQVAKPGGYVCMTTRADVKNLKYKTELENTIDGMEQDGLWVRVDVREVEQWERAVSNMEAGHIPGVVYLYRKSLD; this comes from the exons ATGGATGTGAACAGGACCTTCAGCGACGTAAGAAAAGTCCTTCTGTTCGCGCACAAAAGCACGGGTGCCGAGGAAAAGGTTGCTTTCTACAACGACTGGGCTAGTAATTATGATCAG GATGTCGGCATCCTGGAATATCGAGCTCCATCTCTGGCAGCGGAGCTCCTGTCTGCCGCCTATCGAGGAAATAGGGACACGGCGGCCGTACTAGACGTGGCTTGCGGAACCGGTCTTGTTTGCGCACag CTGCATAATATGGGATTCCGTAACGTTTTTGGGGTGGACGGCAGTCAGTCCATGTTAGATATAGCCAAAAGGAAAGGCCTTTACAAAGAGCTGaagcagtgcatgctgggaatggAACCACTTCCTGTTCAAGCTG GGTCATTTGATGCAGTTCTTATTGTTGGGATCCTCAGTGCCGGTAATGTGCCTGTCACTGTTGTCAAGGAGCTGTGGCAGGTGGCTAAGCCAG GGGGCTATGTCTGCATGACAACGAGGGCAGATGTAAAGAATCTGAAGTACAAGACTGAGCTGGAGAACACCATCGACGGCATGGAGCAGGATGGGCTGTGGGTGCGGGTGGATGTGAGGGAAGTGGAGCAATGGGAGAGGGCAGTATCAAATATGGAGGCAGGGCACATACCTGGGGTGGTGTACTTGTACAGGAAGTCACTAGATTGA